The Alkalinema sp. FACHB-956 genome segment ATAACCGCGATTTTTACCTGTTGCAATGCGATTGACGCGGGCGATCGTTTGGAGCAGGTTATGCTCACGAATTTTCTTGTCGATGTACATGACTTGTTCGATCGGGGCATCAAAGCCCGTCAAGAGCATGTCACAGACAATGAGAAAGGCCACGCCTGTATTGACTTTATCGGGGTCATCATAATCAAACTTGCGTTTGAAATTGTCAACCGCGTTGACCGATTTGGCATGTTTACGCGCGTTGGTAATTTCGGCTTTTTCATTGGTGCCGTCAGTGGAGAGAATCACAGCAGACTGAAGAAAAGCGATTTTTTGGCACAAGTCGGGGTTTTGGTATTCTGCGGCGATGTCTTCGGGCATGGGTTGATTGCTTTCCCATTGCGTTTTGTCCCAGATCGGTTTAGCTTGTTCCAAGGCCAACCGATCGGCGATGGCTTTGTCGATCGCTGTCTTGTAGCGGACGGCGGCGAGCTTGGAACTACAGACGACTTGGGCTTTGAAGCCGTTGGGCAGGATTTGGTCGATGTAGTGATTAACAAGGTCTTGTGCGATCGCGGCGATGCGATTTTTGGCTTCGAGGAGGTCGCCGTTGGTGCCCCATTTTTGTTTGAGTTTGAGGATTTCGGCGGCGGTGCGGTCTTGGATTAAATCGTCAAATAGTTTCCCTTTCTGGCGAGCTTCTTGCTTAAGGATTTCTTGATTAACACTTTTGCGCAGTTGGGAGGTAACGTATTGGCCTGCGGCTTCTTGGACTTTGCGATCGAATTCGGCTTTGGCTTCGATGCTAGTCGTGGCAACTTTACCTTCATAGAGGATCTGGACGGTGACCCCATCTTTGACGGCATCCTGGAGGCGATATTTGTCGATGTATTGGCCGAAGCGATCGACGGTCTTTTGCTTGTCTTTGGTGACAATTAAGGGGGTTCCGGTAAAGGCAAGGCGGGTGGCATTGGGAAAGGCTTCAAATAGGTTATCGCTCAGGTCTCCAGCTTGGGTACGGTGGGCTTCATCGATCATGAGCAGAATCCGATCGGATGCATTGACGAGGCCAAAGCTCTCGTATTCGGGAATATCGTTTTTCGATGAGGGGGTGAGGGCGGTTTGGAGGTAGTCGGGAAGTTCCGATCGGGCTTCTTGGAATTTATGCACCATCACCATGTTGAGGTCGGAGGTGCTGGTTGCTAGTTCGGTTTTGAGGGCGGTGCTGCTGCTGATTTTGTTGACGGCTTCACCAGTGAGGGCGGCGGTTTCACCCAGTTGCTTTTCAAGGTCGGTACGATCGCAGACCAGGCAAACTTTGAAGTCTTTGAGGTCTTCGGTATGGCGCAGTTTGCGGATGGTGAAGACCATGGTGAGGCTTTTGCCGGAGCCTTGGGTATGCCAGATCACGCCTGAGCGTTCTTCTGGGCTATTGCCAGCGCGGAGGCGATCGATGATTTTGTTGGCGGCGCGGTATTGCTGGTAGCGGCAGACAACTTTGACGCGGGTTTTGCCAACTTCCATGAAGATGATGAAGTTGCGGACAATATCGAGCAGGGTGGCTTTGGGTAGCATCCCTTGGATGAGTTGTTCTTGGGGGCGGGCTTCGCCGAGGGGTGCGGTATAGGTGGCGTATTGGTCGGGGTAGATGGATTTCCAGGGGAAGAAGTATTCTTCGGCGGTGGCGCTGATGCTGCCGACTTCGGTTTGGGTGCCGCAGGTGCGGATGAGGAGTTGGTTGGTGTAGAAGAGGCGGGGTTCGCCTTCGCGCAGGCCAGCGGCTTGGGTGTCAGGGCGTTGGTCGCTGTAGCGCATGAGCTGCTGGAAGGCTTCGTGCATGGGGTCAGCGGCGGTGTTGTCGGGGACTTTGCATTCCACGACGACGAGGGGGATGCCGTTTACGAAGAGTACGAGGTCGGGAATGATAAATGCTTTGGTGCCGCCGGGGGTGTCGAGGCGAAATTGATTGATGGCGATGAAGTGGTTGTTTTCAGGGTTTTGGAAGTCGATCAGGTGTACTTCTGGGTCGGCTTCGCCAGTGACTTCGTTGGTGTCTACTTGGTGCTTGTAGAGCAGATTTAGGCGTTCTTCGTTGGTTTCGAGCAGGGGCGCGGTTGAGGGTTGGTTGAGTTGGTCGTAGAGGTCTTGGAGTTGCCGATCGGTGAGCCAGGGTTGGCCGTCGTCGGTGCGGTTGAGCTGGCGCACTTGCTGGCGGAAGATGGTGGGGAGGATGACTTGGCGGAAGTCGGTGCGGAGGCTAATGGTGGGGTCTTGGGGAATGCCGGGGCCGTGATCGATGATGTGCCAGCCGAGGGCGGCGAGTTGGTCGAGAAAGGGTTTTTCGACGAGTTGGTATTCTGACATGACGATCGGGCGGGGTAAGTTGAGAAGCGGGAAGTTTTAATAATAGTTTGGCGTATTTTTTCGGCTAGGCGTAGAATTTCCAGAAATTTATCCCAAGATTGGCGGGTTTAGCGAAGGCTGGGGGGAAATCCCGATCGAGGGGTGACGCTATAATGCAGGCAGATCGCGGGAATTTTTGCGCCTAAGGATATAACTCAAGGAGTGTCACTCAATGACCTCGGTTCAAATCACGTCTCAAGTGAATATTGACTTGGATCAGTTGCTGAGTGGTGTGGCTCAGTTGGAGACGGCTGAGTTGGAGCAGTTTGTGGGGCAGGTGAATTTGCTGTTGGCGCAACGGAGAGGGCCGAATTTGCCCCAGCGGGAAACGGAGTTGTTGGAGCAGATTAATCGGGGTTTGCCGGAGCAGATTCAGCAACGCTATGATGCGCTACAAATTAAGCTGCATGAAGAATCGATTTTGCCGGAGGAGCATCAGGAATTGCTGGGGTTGATTGATACCGTGGAGCAGGCGAGTGTCGATCGTTTACAGGCTCTGATTGAGTTAGCGCAACTGCGTCAAATTTCGTTGGATGGGTTAATGAATCAATTGGACATTCATCATCCGCCAGTTTATGCCTAGACGCTACATTACGGTTGCGGAGCAGCAGCAGATTATTGCTAGGGCAGGCAGGCGTTGTGAGTACTGCAAGAGCACGATCGACCATACGCCGCAGTCTTTTGCCTGTGAGCATATTCTTCCAATTGCGGAGGGTGGTGAAACGGATCTGGAGAATCTGGCGTTATCCTGTGGGGGCTGCAATGGGCATAAGCATACGAAAACCCAGGCGATCGATCCAATTAGTCAAGCTATTGTGCCGCTGTTTCATCCTCGTCAGCAGGTTTGGCGTGAGCATTTTACTTGGAGTCTTGATACGTTGCGGGTGATTGGAATTACGGCGACGGGAAGAGCGACGGTGAATGCGCTGAAGCTGAATCGGGCCGGGGTGGTGAATCTTCGGAAGTTGTTGATTATGGCGGGGTTACATCCACCGGATGAAAATTAATCATATTAGTGATTTGAAATCGTTACGAAAATCTTTATGGCCATGGTTTGCGGGTGGTGATAGGGAAATTATAGCTTGGGGGCTTGGCTAGGGGGAGGCTGCGGCTGTGTCAACGGTGACGCGGACTTTTCCGGTGAGGAGATCTTGCATCAGGCCGGATTTTTGACTTCGCAGTTTTCTTAGATTGTTTTTTTCCTTATCAATCAGTCCTCTGACAGATGCAACACGATCGATTATTTTTCGCTGTTCTAATTTCTCAGGTACAGGAATTATCAGTTTCCTGACAATTGTTTGAGAGATATTGGTTTGAGACTCCGCTAGTCCTGTCTTCAAAGTTGATAGATACGTTTGCGTGGACTCAGATGATAATGCTAAAGATAAGAATTCTGCATCTATAGAGCTTTTTGGAACTAGCCTGTATAGTTTATCCGACATCATTAGTTTCTCTTGAGTCGAATAAACATAAGCTACCACACCAACACGCGAATTAGGGCCACCTCTAGTTATAAAGACATCACCAACTTTGACCTCATATTGAAAATTAGGCTTTAGTTTAGAAGGTAAACGCTTATTCTCTAAAGAGTTATATCCGTCCCAAACAACAGCAGTTGTCTTTAGAATTCCCCATTCCCCAGGTGCTGCGGGTTCACTATCACATTCAGGACTTTTACCTTGTTCAATACATACTAGCTGATTCGCAACTACTGACTCTTCCCACTCTTTCGGAATCCAACCGATCGCGCTTTCCTTATACAGTTCTGGCGCATCCTCAAACGTAGGCCGCAGCTTACCCGCAGCATCCACCCCACGGGTAAATAAATCATGCATCATGCCCTGTTTGATGGTCTGATATTTGGCGATTAGGGCTTCGGTTTTTTCGATGAGATTATCGATCGTGGTTAAGATATTAGCGATTTTTCTCTGCTCTAGCAACGGTGGAAGTTGGATTGGTAGCGACTCAAGAATAGAGGTATTAATTGAAGTTCGAGTCGTTCCAACTGAAGCTCCTGAAATAAATTCTTGAGACTTTTGATCTAGCAGCGCATACAAAAAATATCGAGGCTCTAAATTATCATAGGGAACTCTGATGCGGAGCGTTTGGCCAGAAATAATCCAACCAGCTTGCTCATCCGTCACAAGAAAGCAGCTACCCACACGACCCACACGACTAAATACAATATCTCCAACCTGCAAGGAATATCGAGCTAAACGTTGTGCATCTTGTTCAGAAATTCTTGGTAAGTCATTTGTAAGTAAACCATTAGGGCCAATATTGCGAATTAATAGAAATGGTATACCTTCTTCAAGATAGTCATCCGAATGCAGTTGACTCCCAAAAGGCCCAGTTTGGACAGTAAGTTTACTTTGATGGCCTAACTCAAAAATTGTCTTTTTTTCCCAATGGCTTTTCTTACTCATAGCCCAACTCCACCAAAAACCGATTCAACTTCTCCGCCTCAGCATCCCGCTCCGCCAAAATCTCCTTCAGCGTCACCGCATACTTCTCCCAAAGCCGCTCCACCGCCGCCACAAACGCCCGCACATCCTGCCGCAAATACCCCTCAAACTGCCCCATCACCAACCGCTCAAACCGCGCCATAATCAACGGCTGCGCCTCCTCCGGCGAAATCCGCTCCCGCGCCTGCTCCACCAACTCATCCCGCCGCTTCTCCACCTCCCGCACATTCGCCTTCAATTCCTTCAACTCCGCCTCCAACCCCGAATGCCGCGCCAACCGCCCATCGATCTCCCCAAGCCGACTCTCCAACCCTGCGATCAGACCCTCCATCTCCGCAATCTCCCGCTGCTTCCCCTGCCGCTCTGCCGCTGCAAACCCCGCCTGCTCCATCCGCTTCACATCCTGCCGCATCACCTTCACCAACTTCAGCCCATTTTTCCGCTGCCCCTCCAAATCCTTCCGCTCCTCCTTCAGCGACTTCACCAATCCCTTCGGCAACACCCCCTCCTCCGACTCCTCCGGCTCCTCATCCTCATCCCCCGTATCCACCGCCGCAAACAACCCCTCCAACTCCGCAATCCGCCCCTGATCCCGTTCCAACTGCGCCAACACCTCCGGAAACTGCGATCGCAAAATATCCTCATCCGGAATCAACTCCGGCCCCCAACCACTCGCCGCGATCGACTTCAGATCCGCCCCCACCTCTTGCAAATAAGCCGCGATCGCCCCCCGCACCTGATGCTCATCCAAAATCCCCTGCGGCTCCAAAGCAGGAACGATCGACGCCAAAAACTTCCGCCGCACCGCAAACGCATTCCCCGACTCCGGCAACCCCTCAATCAACAACCGCTGCTGCTTCCACCACATTTGCAACGCCGATCGAAACGTTGCCTGCTTCGCCAACACCCCATCTGACCCCTCAATCAACCGCCGAATCTCATCCTTCGCCCCAATCCCGATCGCAAAATCGCTATAATCCCCTTGCTTCCGGGCCTTAAACAACAACGCCCGCACCCCCGCATAATGGGCAAAATACCGCCCCAACGCCTCAATCTCCCGATTCGGGACACCCCCATTCAAATGCGCCCGCACATCCTGCGGCTCCGGTGGCGGACTATTATCCACATACCGCCGAATATTTAAATTAAACTCCTCCGCCTGCAACTCCTCCCGACTCACCAACCGCGAATAACTCCCTACCTCCAACCGATTACGATACACATTCGTAATCTTCTCAATATCCTCCGCCCGCAACGAATTCTGATTCTTCCCTTCCCGATACTCCCGATCGGCATTAATAAACAACACTCGATCGCGCTCCCTCGCCCCCGATCGGTTCATCACCAACACACAAGCCGGAATCCCCGTCCCATAAAACAACCCCGCAGGCAACCCAATCACCGCCTCCAAAATCCCATCCTTGATAAATCGCTCCCGGCAAGCCTTCTCCTCACCCCCCCGAAACAGCACCCCATGGGGCATCACCACCGCCATCCGGCCATCCGCCTTCAGCGACGACACCATATGCTGCACAAACATCAAATCCGCCTTCTTCCCCGACTCCGGCAACCAAGTATGAAACCGCTCCGGAAACTTCAGCCCATCCCGCGTGTAATTCTGCGAAAACGGCGGATTGGCAATCACCCGATCGAACCTCACAACCTCCCCATTCTCCACATGCAGCGGGTCTTGCAGCGTATCCCCCTGCTCAATCTTCGCGCTCGTAATCCCATGCAAAATCATATTCATCTTGCAAATCGCCCAAGTGCCCCCATTTAGCTCCTGCCCCGCCAAAGCCAAATTTCGCGCATTGCCCCCCGTCTCCGCCACATACTGCTGCGACTGAATCAACATACCGCCCGAACCCGCACAGGGGTCATAGATCGACATCCCCTCCCCCGGCTCAATAATCTGCACCAACGTCCGCACCACCTCCGCCGGCGTATAAAACTCGCCCCCTTTCTTCCCCGCCGTATCCGCAAAATACTTAATCAAATACTCGTAAGCCGCCCCCAGCAAATCCGGAAACTCAAAATCCCCATTGCTCAACGGAATCTTACTAAAGTGCTGGATAAACTGCACCAACGTCGCATCCGACATCGGCTTCTGGCCCACCTTCCGATTGAAATTAATCCCCTTCAGCACATCCTGCAACGCATCGGCATTCGCATCTTCGATCGCCGCCAATGCCTTATTCAGCCCTGAACCCACCGACTGCTTCAAATGCTGAAGCTGACTCCAATGCGCCTCCTCCGGCACAAAGAAGTCGTATTTATTTCGATTCGCCAACTGCTGCTCAATCAGCGCAGGCTTCATCCCCTTCGCCTCATAGCCCTGCCGCAACGCCTCCCGATCGGCATCGAACTGGTCACTCAGCCGCTTCAAAAACAGAATCCCAAAAATATATTCCTTATACTCCGAGGCATCCATATTGCCTCGCAGAATGTCACAAGCCTTAAATAGCTCGCTTTCCAGCTTGGAGAGAGTTAACTTTTGGGGCTTCATAACACACAGCATCCCGATCGAACTGTCGCATAATACTTCGCATTTGCTCGATCGTCAGCAAAACCACAGGAACAATTCCCCCCCTTTTTCAGGTGACTCACTCTGCAATCTGAGCAGGTTCCGATACCTTCGGTTTGAGGCGTTTTTGAATCAGGAAACCGACAAAATTTAAAATCTGATCCATCAGAAACGCCGTAACCATAACCGCGATCGCTGCATTCACCACAGGCTTTAAACTCTGCGTTCCTTGGTTATAGAGATCCCAAATGTAGCCTCCCAAGGTCTGATTACTCGACAGAAGAATATCCGCCGTGATCATGACCGACCAAGCCAACATCAGCCCAAAGCGCAAGCCTTGGAAAATGCTGGGAATCGCAAAAAACATCTGGTTTTGGTGCCGTCTTGCCCGTTGAATCCCAATCGCAGTGTAAATCGCCACAACCCAGAATGTACTGAACGCCACCAGTAGCGAACCGATCGGCTCAGTCTGTTTCAGCAGAATGAGGAGAATGGGGATTAATAACACTGCAGGCAGAGAGGCCGGAATCTGTAACAGATACTTGGCAGCACCTGCCGTCCACCGATTCAACCCTAGCAACGTCCCCAATACCAAACCCGACACCGCCGCTGGCACAAAGCCTGCTAGCAGCAGCACCAAAGTTTGCACCAACGCTGGCACAACAGATGCATTCATCACCAAATCAGGAGCACTGGTTTCCATAAAGCAATGGGCAAAGGCAAGGTATTAAGAGCAAGAGGTCAAGCGCAGTGGATCAAAGCGCAGTGGATCAAAGCGCAAGGGGTTCAGCGCAAGGGGACAAGCATCCGGGGTTAACGGTCAGCGCATCATCAACGATCGAGTCAGCTCTAACGATCGCGCTATCCAGCCTGAAGATTGTACGCCAAAAAGATAGGGTAGGCCGTTCACCTACCCACCTTAAAAAGCAACATTCACCAGAACAAAGTTTTAGATTCTGAAAGAGCAAATTAAGCCGTCGGTTCAGGGGTACTTTCAGTCGTCACCTGTTGTTCCAATGCTTGTTTTTTCTTTTCGGCATCCAGACGACGCTTGCGAGCATAGAGTTGAATACTCGCAGCAAAAGCCACCACCATCAAGAGAATGACATAGCCCGTTGCATTGGTGGGAATGTCATTCTTAAACACCGCCAACATCACCACCACCACTAGAAAGAAGGTGGGAAATTCATTCATCCAGCGAAATTGCTTTGAGGTCAGTGGCGTTTCCCCCGCTTCCAACTGGGCAATCACCCGCCGACAGAAAAAATGAAACACCACGAGCACCCCAACCAAGGCAATCTTCACATGCAGCCAGGTTTGGTGTAGAAAGTCCGGTTGCACAACCAGCATCCCGATCGCCATCGCGATCGTCACAATCATCGCCGGCATCATAATAATGCCGTAGAGGCGTTTTTCCATCAGGGTGTACTGTTCCCGCAGGATGCTGCGCACGGGTTCAGTCTGCTGTTCCTGGGCTTCGGCATGGTAGACAAACAGGCGGGGCAGGTAGAACAGACCCGCAAACCAGGAGACAAAGCCAACGATGTGAAAGGCTTTAAACCAAAAATAGGGCATAGATTAAAGTCAGGATGTGAAAAACGCCTGACTGTATTAAAGGCAATGTCTTGTCCCTAAAGCAAGGGGGAGAGGGATGCTTTAGCGCGATCGTTGCAACACACGCTGTTTCTGACGCTCTTGGTTCCGCCGGAGCCGTTCTTCCGTTTGGAGATCAACACAGTGGGGGCAATGAATCCCCTCCTGGTACTGATCAGACTGCCGTTCCGCGATCGACACCGGATGGCCACAGGCGAGACACAACTCGTAGGAACCTTCCTCAACGCCATGGGTCACCGCCACCCGTTGATCAAACACAAAACATTCCCCATCCCACAGACTCTCTTCCGGGGCCACTTCTTCCAGATACTTCAGAATTCCGCCCTTGAGGTGATAGACCGTTTCAAACCCCTGGGACAGCATATAGGCCGAAGCCTTTTCGCAGCGAATCCCTCCCGTGCAGAACATCGCAACTTTCCGATGCTGGGTAGGATCCAGATTCTGCTGAACGTAGTCCGGGAACTGGCGGAAGGATTCCGTTTGGGGATTAATCGCCCCTTGGAAGCTCCCAGTTCTGACCTCGAAGTCATTGCGGGTATCAATCACAATCACCTCTGGATCCTGAATCACCCGATTCCAATCCTGGGGATCAACATAGGTACCCACCCCCTGGGCTGGATTGACCTCCGGGCGACCCAAGGTAACAATTTCCGGTTTCACTTTGACCTTTAGCCGATAGAAGGGCTGCTGATCGGTATAGGATTCCTTGACTTGCAGATTAGCTAACCGAGGATCCGATCGCAATTCCCCAAAAATCCCATCGATCGCCTCCCGCGAGCCACTAATTGTCCCGTTGATGCCTTCCTGGGCCAGCAAGATCGTCCCTTTAATTTGATGGGCAAGGCAGCGATCGAAGAACTGATCCCGCAGCTCATGGCAATCTGGCAAAGCCACAAACTGATAGAAGGCAGCAACTACGATAGACATAATGGGAGAGATGTAGAGTGGGTGAGGGGTAGAAAAAAGGTGATGAATTAGATGACAGACTCGTTATCTAATCAGATTTTGCCGGAAAAGTCATCTTTGAGGAGCGGCGAGGAACGCAACAGCCCCCGGCCCAGTCCTGAGCCCCCGGTCAAATCCTTCTAGAAATCGTCCTAGAAATCGTCTTCGTAGCCACCGCCACCACTATTCATCGAGCTTTCGTTATCTCGGCGGGAACCCAATAGCTCCAAACGATCGACCAAAATGACCGGGGATGAACGATTGGCACCCGTATTGCGATCGACCCAGGTATCAAACTTGAGGGATCCCTTAATTCCCACTAAGCTCCCTTTCCGCACGTATTGCTCAGCCACCTCCGCCTGACGTCCCCACAACTCCAGATTGAACCAATCCGGCTGATCGTTGTTGCGACTGTTCCGATTGACCGCCAAGGTTAAGCGACATTTAACGCTCCCCGATTCAAAATACTTGACATCCGGATCTCCGCCGACGCGGCCCACAAGAGTAATGACGTTTAAGCTCATGACCTTTAGTTTCAGTGCTAAGGTACTGGTGGATAGGTTAGCTTCCCTATCCTAACTAGAAGATTCCCCGCTAGCGCAGAATCTTTCAGGTTTTCACCGCTTTCTATGGCCGCTTTGTGGCAGGGATCGGGCACCTCCTCCCAGGACGATCCAGCTCGCCGTGCCCCACTCAGTTCAGCCGATCGTTGCACCTGTTCCCGCAACCTTTTACGAGATCTTTGAGATTTATGTGGTTATATAGATGGATACGATCGGGTAGCGCTTTCACCTCTGCTGCTATTTTCCAGTTAGCTGGATTTTTGATCCAGCAGGATCAGCGCAAATGACAGTAGGGCGTTGCGCGAGAGTAAATCGTTCCATGCCAGCCATGCCCAGCCAAGGGATGCACAACCACAAGGTTTGCACAACCACAAGGTTTGCACAACCACAAGGTTTGCACAACCGAGGTCTGTACAATACATCTATTGCACAAAACAATTGTATTGCATAAAACAATTGTCATTAATGGTCATTTCAGGGGCATTGCTAGACATTTCAGATACCTCAGGCAGCTCAAAAACAACTCACAGCCCAAAGCAACTCAGCCTTAAATCATCTTTAAAATTGCATTTTTTCCGCCTGATTCATTGCTTTTACTAATTACTGCCTTTATCCAGACTCATCATTTTCTCCTATTTTCTCTGGGTGTTTTTATAAGCAGGTGTTTTTTCTAAGCCAGGTTGTCGCAGTCATTCATTGCTGAGCGAGGAAATTTTGCCCAAACCTTCTTATCTTTATTCGTAGTTTCTACAGAAAAAATCATCGCTGAATGTAATAAATGAATCTTGGAATGGTAAATTATTGCCAATTTAACCGGGTTGCCCTTGAACCGTGTGTTTACTGCTCATAGGAGACCACCAGTTCATCCTTGGTTTAGCGATCGGTCGTCTAGACGATGGTCAGAAAACATACTAGAATCCACCTTTGTTTCCACCGTCCACAAACGCCGATGTTTGACCAAAACAGTCTGGCACCAGTAAAGTTAGACTTTTCAGTTGACTTTCAAGTTGGACTTCCCATTGCAAGGGTGGCTGGGCTTCAGGAACGTTGTCGTTAGTACAGAAGGCAGAGTAAGTCGTGGGTCTTTTCAGTCGCTTTTCCCTGTCCCGTGATATGGGGATTGATCTGGGTACCGCTAATACGTTGGTTTACGTTTCAGGGAAAGGCATTGTCCTACAAGAACCGTCCGTAGTGGCGATCGATCAAAATGAGCGCGTTCCTTTGGCCGTTGGAGAAGATGCCAAGCGCATGTTGGGGCGGACACCGGGAAATATTGTGGCACTGCGTCCGCTGCGAGATGGGGTGATCGCGGATTTTGATACCGCAGAACTGATGCTGAAGCACTTTATCACCCGCGTCCATGAAGGGAAGCAACTAGTTTCGCCGCGTGTGGTGATTGGCATTCCCAGTGGGGTCACGGGGGTGGAACGGCGGGCGGTCATGGATGCGGCCACCCAGGCCGGGGCACGGGAAGTGTTTCTGATCGATGAGCCTGTGGCAGCGGCGATCGGAGCCGGTCTCCCCGTAGCGGAACCAACGGGCAACATGATTATTGACATCGGCGGCGGCACCACCGAGGTGGCCGTTCTCAGCTTGCAGGGCACGGTACTGAGTGAATCGGTTCGGGTGGCGGGCGATGAACTGAGTGACGCGATCGTCCAATACATGAAAAAAGTCCATAACCTCGTGATTGGGGAACGCACCGCCGAGGAAATCAAGATTGCGATCGGATCCGCTTACCCCAGCCGCGATGCTGACGAAGAAACCATGGAAGTGCGCGGGTTGCACCTGCTGTCGGGTCTGCCCCAAACCGTCACGATCAAAGCCCCGGAAATTCGGGAAAGCATGGCTGAACCATTGGCCGTCATCGTCGATGCAGTCAAGCGCACCCTAGAACGCACTCCGCCGGAGTTAGCGTCTGACATCATCGATCGGGGCATTATGTTGGCAGGGGGCGGTGCTCTCCTCAAGGGCCTCGATACCTTGATCAGCCATGAAACCGGCATCGTTGTCCATGTGGCCGCTGATCCACTCAGTTGTGTCGTATTGGGCACCGGGCGTGTGCTGGAAAACTTTAATCAGCTTGGACGGGTGTTCAGCAGCCGTCCACGGTAGAACGAATTGCCTGCTAAGGTCTCCTGATCCAGACAATTTTTGGGTGGAAGGTAATTCAGTCATCTACTGAGTCTTGCCAAGGAACTGACATGGTGCCTTTCACCCGACCTAAAGTCGTCCAACCTCGAACAAGTCTTCGCATGTTTACAGTACGCCGCTGGTGGGAACGGTTCGGAACACAAACGCTCTTGATCGGCCTTGCGATCGGGACAGCGGCGATCGTGCGTCAAACCCAGGGAGCATGGCTCATGGAAACCTATCAATGGTTTTCTCGGCCCTTTCAAGGGGATCCCAACCAAGCCGCCCTCCAGCTGGAGAATGCCCAAGTTCTAGAACTCCAACAACGCCTGATCGAGTTACAAAACCGCAACCAGCGCCTAGAAGAATTACTGGG includes the following:
- a CDS encoding rod shape-determining protein, whose protein sequence is MGIDLGTANTLVYVSGKGIVLQEPSVVAIDQNERVPLAVGEDAKRMLGRTPGNIVALRPLRDGVIADFDTAELMLKHFITRVHEGKQLVSPRVVIGIPSGVTGVERRAVMDAATQAGAREVFLIDEPVAAAIGAGLPVAEPTGNMIIDIGGGTTEVAVLSLQGTVLSESVRVAGDELSDAIVQYMKKVHNLVIGERTAEEIKIAIGSAYPSRDADEETMEVRGLHLLSGLPQTVTIKAPEIRESMAEPLAVIVDAVKRTLERTPPELASDIIDRGIMLAGGGALLKGLDTLISHETGIVVHVAADPLSCVVLGTGRVLENFNQLGRVFSSRPR
- a CDS encoding single-stranded DNA-binding protein, whose translation is MSLNVITLVGRVGGDPDVKYFESGSVKCRLTLAVNRNSRNNDQPDWFNLELWGRQAEVAEQYVRKGSLVGIKGSLKFDTWVDRNTGANRSSPVILVDRLELLGSRRDNESSMNSGGGGYEDDF
- a CDS encoding rhodanese-related sulfurtransferase, whose protein sequence is MSIVVAAFYQFVALPDCHELRDQFFDRCLAHQIKGTILLAQEGINGTISGSREAIDGIFGELRSDPRLANLQVKESYTDQQPFYRLKVKVKPEIVTLGRPEVNPAQGVGTYVDPQDWNRVIQDPEVIVIDTRNDFEVRTGSFQGAINPQTESFRQFPDYVQQNLDPTQHRKVAMFCTGGIRCEKASAYMLSQGFETVYHLKGGILKYLEEVAPEESLWDGECFVFDQRVAVTHGVEEGSYELCLACGHPVSIAERQSDQYQEGIHCPHCVDLQTEERLRRNQERQKQRVLQRSR